The Callospermophilus lateralis isolate mCalLat2 chromosome 3, mCalLat2.hap1, whole genome shotgun sequence genome has a segment encoding these proteins:
- the Cdkn3 gene encoding cyclin-dependent kinase inhibitor 3 isoform X2: protein MKPPISIQASEFDSSDEEPIEDEQTPIQISWLPLSQVNCSQFLGLCALPGCKFKDIRRNIQKDTEELKSYGIQDIFVFCTRGELSKYRVPNLLDLYQQYGITTHHHPIPDGGTPDIASCCDIMEELAICLKNNRKTLIHCYGGLGRSCLAACLLLYLSDTVSPQQAIDSLRDVRGSGAIQTIKQYNYLHDFRDKLAAYLSSRDSLSRSVSR, encoded by the exons ATGAAGCCG CCTATTTCAATACAAGCAAGTGAGTTTGACTCCTCAGATGAAGAGCCTATCGAAGATGAACAGACTCCAATTCAGATATCATG gcTACCTCTGTCACAAGTGAATTGTTCTCAGTTTCTTGGTTTATGTGCTCTGCCAG GTtgtaaatttaaagatattagaagaaatattcaaaaaGATACAG AAGAACTAAAGAGCTATGGTATACAAGACATATTTGTTTTCTGCACCAGAGGGGAACTGTCAAAATATAGAGTCCCAAACCTCCTGGACCTCTACCAGCAGTATGGAATTACAACTCATCACCATCCAATCCCAGATGGAGGGACTCCTGACATAGCCAGCTGCTGTGATATAATGGAGGAGCTTGCAATCTGTCTCAAGAATAACCGAAAAACCTTAATACA CTGTTATGGAGGACTTGGGAGATCTTGTCTTG CTGCTTGTCTCCTTCTATACCTATCTGACACTGTGTCACCTCAGCAAGCCATAGACAGCCTGAGAGATGTAAGAGGATCTGGGGCAATACAGACCATAAAG CAATATAATTATCTTCATGACTTCCGGGATAAACTAGCTGCATATCTATCATCAAGAGATTCACTATCAAGATCTGTGTCAAGATAA
- the Cdkn3 gene encoding cyclin-dependent kinase inhibitor 3 isoform X3: MKPPISIQASEFDSSDEEPIEDEQTPIQISWLPLSQVNCSQFLGLCALPEELKSYGIQDIFVFCTRGELSKYRVPNLLDLYQQYGITTHHHPIPDGGTPDIASCCDIMEELAICLKNNRKTLIHCYGGLGRSCLVAACLLLYLSDTVSPQQAIDSLRDVRGSGAIQTIKQYNYLHDFRDKLAAYLSSRDSLSRSVSR; this comes from the exons ATGAAGCCG CCTATTTCAATACAAGCAAGTGAGTTTGACTCCTCAGATGAAGAGCCTATCGAAGATGAACAGACTCCAATTCAGATATCATG gcTACCTCTGTCACAAGTGAATTGTTCTCAGTTTCTTGGTTTATGTGCTCTGCCAG AAGAACTAAAGAGCTATGGTATACAAGACATATTTGTTTTCTGCACCAGAGGGGAACTGTCAAAATATAGAGTCCCAAACCTCCTGGACCTCTACCAGCAGTATGGAATTACAACTCATCACCATCCAATCCCAGATGGAGGGACTCCTGACATAGCCAGCTGCTGTGATATAATGGAGGAGCTTGCAATCTGTCTCAAGAATAACCGAAAAACCTTAATACA CTGTTATGGAGGACTTGGGAGATCTTGTCTTG TAGCTGCTTGTCTCCTTCTATACCTATCTGACACTGTGTCACCTCAGCAAGCCATAGACAGCCTGAGAGATGTAAGAGGATCTGGGGCAATACAGACCATAAAG CAATATAATTATCTTCATGACTTCCGGGATAAACTAGCTGCATATCTATCATCAAGAGATTCACTATCAAGATCTGTGTCAAGATAA
- the Cdkn3 gene encoding cyclin-dependent kinase inhibitor 3 isoform X1 — protein MKPPISIQASEFDSSDEEPIEDEQTPIQISWLPLSQVNCSQFLGLCALPGCKFKDIRRNIQKDTEELKSYGIQDIFVFCTRGELSKYRVPNLLDLYQQYGITTHHHPIPDGGTPDIASCCDIMEELAICLKNNRKTLIHCYGGLGRSCLVAACLLLYLSDTVSPQQAIDSLRDVRGSGAIQTIKQYNYLHDFRDKLAAYLSSRDSLSRSVSR, from the exons ATGAAGCCG CCTATTTCAATACAAGCAAGTGAGTTTGACTCCTCAGATGAAGAGCCTATCGAAGATGAACAGACTCCAATTCAGATATCATG gcTACCTCTGTCACAAGTGAATTGTTCTCAGTTTCTTGGTTTATGTGCTCTGCCAG GTtgtaaatttaaagatattagaagaaatattcaaaaaGATACAG AAGAACTAAAGAGCTATGGTATACAAGACATATTTGTTTTCTGCACCAGAGGGGAACTGTCAAAATATAGAGTCCCAAACCTCCTGGACCTCTACCAGCAGTATGGAATTACAACTCATCACCATCCAATCCCAGATGGAGGGACTCCTGACATAGCCAGCTGCTGTGATATAATGGAGGAGCTTGCAATCTGTCTCAAGAATAACCGAAAAACCTTAATACA CTGTTATGGAGGACTTGGGAGATCTTGTCTTG TAGCTGCTTGTCTCCTTCTATACCTATCTGACACTGTGTCACCTCAGCAAGCCATAGACAGCCTGAGAGATGTAAGAGGATCTGGGGCAATACAGACCATAAAG CAATATAATTATCTTCATGACTTCCGGGATAAACTAGCTGCATATCTATCATCAAGAGATTCACTATCAAGATCTGTGTCAAGATAA